Genomic DNA from Solanum dulcamara chromosome 4, daSolDulc1.2, whole genome shotgun sequence:
AAGTAGGTTCAATAGATTGCCCATCTTCATTCAAGTAATCAAGAACTGTATCATCATCCTTAGGAAACAAAAATCTTGCAATTGGTGAAAGCCTAGTGTAAATGTACCTAGAGCTTGCATGATCTTTGCCTCCCTGCATTTGAAGGTTGTGAGGTAGATGAGTAAGAGAAAATTAAAGGAATTGTGTGATATAAAAGCAAGATCCAAATAATGAAATTGTTTCTTACCATATTTCGAGTGCCAAATTGACCATTTGGTTGCAAAAGATTTACATTATTGCTGCCAACATAGTCCTGTGCCATACCAATGATGGTGCTGCTAAGACTCTGCTCACCATGATGATATGCTGAGTGCTCAGAGACATAACCAGAAAATTGGGAAACTTTTGCTTCCTTAACAAAATTCCTCTTAAATGCACAGAACAGAATCTTCCTTTGACCCGGTTTCAAACCATCAAGCATTGACGGAATAGACCTTTGAAGGTCAGCCATTGAAAACAGAATAAGCTCTTTGTTAACAAATTCGGTGTATGAAATGTACTTTTCTTTCTGGTCCAGATGGGTACCAGGCTGCAGAGTATAAGAAAAATAGAGATTGACAAGTCAAATAGGGAAATTTTGGatgtattataattaatacTAGGATAGAATATTATTGGTTCCAACCTCAAATTGTCTAAGCCAATTCTTCCTTGCTTCAATCTTCTTCTTACTGAAAGCAAGTTCTATTGATTCCCCATCTTGGTTATCTGCCCAGACGAAATCTTTCCTGTGTTTCTGAAGATCTTGGAAGTACTCTTTTCCTTCCTTTGAAGTACTTGTTCCCAACCCCTAATCAAGGCATTAAAGAGAACAATTAGCAGAAAGCCACATCTGACGGTTTCATGAAATGTTTGGTAGACAAACCTTATAGTACTTGATAGACCAACCACTTGAAGTAGCACCCAAACTCTTTCTCCATGACTCATACTCAGGCATGGTATAAAATGACAGTATCCTCCCACTTTTATGAGTAGCCTGCAAAACAACAATGTTCAGACCAATATATTTACTTAAAGATCTTTTGAACCTGATTGATGTACTTTGGCTATTTAAAGAAAAGGTATAAATTTCACCTTCACAATTGGTGTGATAAACTCCACCAAGAAAGATGGAACTCTCAGCAAGGACGGCCAAAAAGTGTGGATGAAATTAATTAAGAGACCCTTGATATGTGAACCATCATGATCCTgcacaagtataatatatagtTTAACCACCGAGAGAATACAGAAAACCATTAACCATTTAACATATGTGGATATTGCAGAAGAAAGGGCACCTGATCAGTCATAATCATTAGATGACCATATCTGAGCGATTTGACACTCTCATATTCTTTGCCTGTCTGAAGTCCAAGAATCTTCTTGATagcttcaatttctttattttctgaAACCTGTTTATGACTTGCTTCCCTTACATTTAGCAGCTTACCCCTCAAAGGGAACACGCCATAGTGATCTCGCCCAACAACAGATATTCCAGCCATCTGTGAAACAGCTCAGTTCCCTTAGAAACATATCAAAGGTGGTATTGAACATAATGAGGTTAAAGAAAGTCAAAAAGGTAGCATACAGCTAGAGCCTTGGCTGAATCTCCTTCAGTCAAAATCAATGTGCATTTATCAGAATTCCTCCCTCCTGCATCATTAGCATCTTCTAGCTTTTCCACCTTGACCTTATCAGATTTTTTCCCATCAGTCTTCTTAAGGTCTTTGCTATTTTTAAAGTCTGCCCAGGAGAGAAGAGTTTCGACAATACCAATATTCTTCTCAACTGCAGTAATATCAAAAAATTGATAATCAAAACCACATACTTAATAGAACTAATAGCATAATTGGTCTTCGCAGGCATCAAAGGGAACAACCTGTAGTTGAACTAACATACCTTTCTTCAGAAAATCTGGTTGAAGTTCACATTTCGAACCAAAACTGCTCTGACGCAGGGTCAAGGTTTCTTTGGTTTGTGAATCAAACGCAGGATTGTCAATGAGAGCATTAACAAACATCCATAAATGGCTCTTCACTGCATGGGCTTTGATGTTGGCATTTTTGTTCTTCTTGTTCACTACACCCATTATGTGGTTTGCTATCTGGTTGGCCACATAATCAACATGAGTTCCACCCTTAATTGTTGCGATGCTGTTGACAAAACTGACCTGCCCAAATCATCATGCTAGACCATGTTAGTTTAAGAACTAAATATTTCATAGATTACAACAATAGTTTTGTCTCAAGCAGCTTGTCATCAGTACCTGTTGGAATTGTCCTTCACTCAAACTCACACATATCTCCCACCTTAATACCCCCTCTGCATCTGTAACTTTTAGGAACTCCCTGCAAAATTAGTGAATGTTAGCATACATTTCAAAGTAAAAAACTTGATAAAGAAGTAAAGATTAGAAAATAGAATTTTTTGACATTTTACCTTTTCGCAGCAGTGGAATCTAAGAAAAGCTTGCAATACTCTTCAAATGTTTTGACGGGAATGCGCTGTTCATTTAGTTTCACCTTCACAGTCTTTCCGAGGCATCCACCCAAATCAATTACTCTCTTCCTCATTAGTGCAACTACATCTGCTTCAAGTTGTTCCATGTTAAACTTTGCCAGGTCTGGCTTAAATGAAACTTTTGTCCAATTCTCACTTGCTTTGCATTTTGTTATAATTGGTTCAGACTTCTTTCCCATGTTGTTAGAGAAAACCTTCATTGACAGAACACAAAATTCAATTGTTTAGTAACAGCAGTCAACCAACAATCAAAGCAACTGCAAGAAATAGAAATCCCCTTGAAGGTACTGGCAACTATCAGAAAGATCCATAAATTTAGTGCATCCTCATTGGCAAAAGTAAAAAGAATAGCTTAATCAAAAATCCCAAATTTCCATTATCATAACTTAGAAGATCTTCAGCTAGCTAATTACAATTAGAGATTTATCATCCTAGCTAATTTCCCAAATTTCTATCAtcctattttaatatttatcagTACTTATTTAAGATTTCAGGCATAAAAAATATGCACACTGCTGCTAATTAAGTGTTTCATGTTATCAGAAACTAAAATTCTCACAATAATTAAGATTAAACACAGTAGCCTTCAACATTTTCCATAATACTACGGAATAAAAATAAGCCCTAGAAAACCATTACGAAACTAGTGAAGAGAAATCGCAAAAAAAACAAACTGAGAAATACCTGCTTATATTTCTTCTGCCGCTTTCCGTCAGCAGTTTCAATGACAAATTCAGTAGAAAAGATATTCGTAAGCTTAGCACCATATCCATTTCTTCCACCAGTAGTCTTCTTCTCAGCATCATCATAGTTACTACTAGTCAACAAGTGCCCAAAAATCAATTCCGGCACATACACACCTTCCTCCTGATGGATCTCCACAGGAATACCATCACCATTGTTATAAACGCTAATTAAGTTCTGTTCAGGATCTATCACCACTTCTACTGCGTCCATTTTAGGATCTCTCTGTTTATTATCAGCTGCATTGACTAAGATCTCGTCGAAGATCTTGTACAGACCAGGCACGTACGTGACTGGGCGATGAACCATGGCATCATTCTCCCATACCCAAAGAGTTTGAGAGTGTTTTTCAACAGATCCGATGTAAGTATCTGGACGGAGAAGGATGTGTTCAAGCTGGGTCTTCTTCTGGTAGGTTTGTTCAATGGTTTTGCCGTATGCATTTGAAATGTTGGCGTTGCTACTTGATTGTAGTGGGAGTTTTTTGGTTGCCATTGTTGTGgcggaggaggaagaggaggagacACAGAGATGGTGTCTTTTAGAGAAATttggaaaatgaggaaaatgttGGGAATGGAGGTTAGGGTTTATAGTACCCAAAATAGGCGCTCTAACGGTAAAGTTGGgagatttaaaatttgaattttgaattctgAATTGGATGACTGAGATGCATCTTTGGATATCTGACGGTCGTGGACTGTTTGGTCATGCCTCCATGTCATGTatagtttttcttatttttgcttCTTTAAAAAAGACCGGCAAACTATCCGTGGTCCCTTAAGGTTGACATcaattttcacttagacacctcaactaggctttgttcattttagacacctcaagtaaggctccgatgtgtcattttgacactttgtgctgacttggcacATTGCGTGTGCTGCACCCATTTTAAGCGCGTGAATAACgttttttgtttaaatttttttttgttgttgttcttcttctttcactagtttcaagtttgaaaaaatatatataactcgTTTTTCCAGTAAACTTTTTTGTACTaacaaaattactttttttttttacaaaaaaaaaagttaaattcTGTTCAAATACAcacttcaaattcaaataatttttaaaaacattttttcaaatattatttttagtttttttttggtcaaaatgcctaaaaaaaaaactttggaAGATCTCGCAAATTGTTGGAACTTTCCTGGAAATTTCATTGAATTGTGTGGAAAGATTGCTTCTTCCCATTCTGATGATTATCATGTATTTAATCGCAAGCAAACATTCAATGAAGTTCCATAGCTTTTatgatttattaatttcatagtgagtaattttagatttgtattaGTCTTGCCGAAAAAAATGGAGGTTCGTCGGATTTTTTGAtccaatttgatttatatttttgtttgccATTATAGCtccaatttttttccttttagatGATATGAATAGCGTTGGGTGGATGTTGGAGGAGAAAAAGATCTGAtggggtgggggaggggttAGGGTTAGGGTAGGTGGGGTTGGAGAAGACGACGGAGGGGTGGGTGGTATTGGAAGACCACTGATAGGGTGTGGGGGTAGgggttaatagttgttaatttttatttttaaaaaaaattattatttggataaaaaaaatccacgtgtcatcaaattattgatcatttttttctattcaaaaattattatttgatatttattatatatatatatataaatgacatATGTCTTTATTTAATCGCTGCTTTTGACACATCAAGCGAGTAcattacacacacttaatatattttggtgattgtcaaaaaagtgtcaaaatgacacatcggagccttacttgaggtgtctaaaatgaacaaagcctagttgaggtgtctaagtaaaagttggtgccaacttagGAGACCACCGATGAGTTTCGCCAAAAAGACCCCATTTATATTTAAATCTCTAgacccgtttggattgacttataagttgctgaaaatagtttttttgagtgtttaactgacgaacttaaaattattttgtgcttaaaataagctaaaaaaattattgggtcTATTTAGCTTAACTTAtctaaaacagcttataagcccaaaaaaataagttgggaaGCTGAAAACagttttagataagctaagtcaaacaaactcttagtttatttctaagaaaaaaaaaactcaaattagtaattgaaaattttatttattcctaaaaaattagatattttaaattgagaatgaattatttaattttgaacttttcaaGTGTTATTCCGTTAAAATTAAGATCGAATTTGTACCAAAGTAGAATGAGAGGAGTATATTTGAGCCAAAAATATAACGAGgaatatatttaaactataaCCAGGGTATATTTTTACCAAGAAATATGTACAAAATAAATTGCACAGATCATAGAGAAGATAAAGATATTCTTCAACTTATGTGAAAGGGAATAATCATAATCAACTCAggtaatttaaatatttttgttatttaattaacatattcttcaaattataatatttttgttatttaatttatataaagaaattcctataaaaatttataacacacggcaaaaaaagaaaagtaaaaaatattggtTGAGTATATAAGTTAATGTCATGAAACAGGTGaatagaataaaaaatattttttaaattttaataaaatttatattgtgataACCTTATAAACATGTTTTGATGCAagtaatacaaaaataattaataaaaataaagatatataaataaaatttaaatgacaatttaaaaaatatttcattaataacaatcaaaattcGTTTATCTAAATAGATAATAGAAAATAAGAAatagacataatacataaatgtgtCCTCCAATTTTGGctgtgcacaagtagacacttaaacttgtataaaattgaacaagtagacacacgcGACCTAC
This window encodes:
- the LOC129886981 gene encoding DNA topoisomerase 2 isoform X2, which translates into the protein MATKKLPLQSSSNANISNAYGKTIEQTYQKKTQLEHILLRPDTYIGSVEKHSQTLWVWENDAMVHRPVTYVPGLYKIFDEILVNAADNKQRDPKMDAVEVVIDPEQNLISVYNNGDGIPVEIHQEEGVYVPELIFGHLLTSSNYDDAEKKTTGGRNGYGAKLTNIFSTEFVIETADGKRQKKYKQVFSNNMGKKSEPIITKCKASENWTKVSFKPDLAKFNMEQLEADVVALMRKRVIDLGGCLGKTVKVKLNEQRIPVKTFEEYCKLFLDSTAAKREFLKVTDAEGVLRWEICVSLSEGQFQQVSFVNSIATIKGGTHVDYVANQIANHIMGVVNKKNKNANIKAHAVKSHLWMFVNALIDNPAFDSQTKETLTLRQSSFGSKCELQPDFLKKVEKNIGIVETLLSWADFKNSKDLKKTDGKKSDKVKVEKLEDANDAGGRNSDKCTLILTEGDSAKALAMAGISVVGRDHYGVFPLRGKLLNVREASHKQVSENKEIEAIKKILGLQTGKEYESVKSLRYGHLMIMTDQDHDGSHIKGLLINFIHTFWPSLLRVPSFLVEFITPIVKATHKSGRILSFYTMPEYESWRKSLGATSSGWSIKYYKGLGTSTSKEGKEYFQDLQKHRKDFVWADNQDGESIELAFSKKKIEARKNWLRQFEPGTHLDQKEKYISYTEFVNKELILFSMADLQRSIPSMLDGLKPGQRKILFCAFKRNFVKEAKVSQFSGYVSEHSAYHHGEQSLSSTIIGMAQDYVGSNNVNLLQPNGQFGTRNMGGKDHASSRYIYTRLSPIARFLFPKDDDTVLDYLNEDGQSIEPTWYVPIIPMVLVNGSEGIGTGWSSYVPNYNPRDLVANVRRLLNDELMEPMDPWYKGFKGKIEKTATKEAGATYTVTGIIEELNETTLRISELPVRRWTEDYKQFLESMTVSTDKAKDSFIKEVRAYGDENSVCFEVILSEENLLLAQQEGLLKKFKLTTTISTSNMHLFDSRGKIKKYDTPEEILEEFYHVRLEYYEKRKKALLEILELELLRIENKVKFILGVVKGEIIVNNRKRADLLLELKTKGFTPFPKKKPVEAVVADSTDDAEDSEESPEESNRGVRASDYDYLLSMAIGTLTLEKVQELCADRDKLNAEVEDMRNATPKVLWMKDLDVLDKQLDEQDKIDIQTEEAREKIKKKVMNAAGLNAPKPKPRKTNKKAAVAESTAEPMDVSVGSTAETANVTEVVKPKGRGGGSKKAPAKAKPVAVEDEEEDEVLALKDRLAAYNLNSSPDRLEVTETEAPKAQKKAPAKRAAAQKKTLPSTPDVSDGVDEIEISDDDELEAEVAVEGLKKGGRKPAAAKAAAAPKPPKKRAPANKQSLSVGQRLITQVLKPAEDAGVSPDRKVRKMRASPFNKKSGAVLGKNTSSSSSSEEVSPPISSLGSLEEEVSEVVVAPKARPQRVNRGKTTTYVISDSDTEEDNSDFELSDDTEFEGDDD
- the LOC129886981 gene encoding DNA topoisomerase 2 isoform X1, whose amino-acid sequence is MATKKLPLQSSSNANISNAYGKTIEQTYQKKTQLEHILLRPDTYIGSVEKHSQTLWVWENDAMVHRPVTYVPGLYKIFDEILVNAADNKQRDPKMDAVEVVIDPEQNLISVYNNGDGIPVEIHQEEGVYVPELIFGHLLTSSNYDDAEKKTTGGRNGYGAKLTNIFSTEFVIETADGKRQKKYKQVFSNNMGKKSEPIITKCKASENWTKVSFKPDLAKFNMEQLEADVVALMRKRVIDLGGCLGKTVKVKLNEQRIPVKTFEEYCKLFLDSTAAKREFLKVTDAEGVLRWEICVSLSEGQFQQVSFVNSIATIKGGTHVDYVANQIANHIMGVVNKKNKNANIKAHAVKSHLWMFVNALIDNPAFDSQTKETLTLRQSSFGSKCELQPDFLKKVEKNIGIVETLLSWADFKNSKDLKKTDGKKSDKVKVEKLEDANDAGGRNSDKCTLILTEGDSAKALAMAGISVVGRDHYGVFPLRGKLLNVREASHKQVSENKEIEAIKKILGLQTGKEYESVKSLRYGHLMIMTDQDHDGSHIKGLLINFIHTFWPSLLRVPSFLVEFITPIVKATHKSGRILSFYTMPEYESWRKSLGATSSGWSIKYYKGLGTSTSKEGKEYFQDLQKHRKDFVWADNQDGESIELAFSKKKIEARKNWLRQFEPGTHLDQKEKYISYTEFVNKELILFSMADLQRSIPSMLDGLKPGQRKILFCAFKRNFVKEAKVSQFSGYVSEHSAYHHGEQSLSSTIIGMAQDYVGSNNVNLLQPNGQFGTRNMGGKDHASSRYIYTRLSPIARFLFPKDDDTVLDYLNEDGQSIEPTWYVPIIPMVLVNGSEGIGTGWSSYVPNYNPRDLVANVRRLLNDELMEPMDPWYKGFKGKIEKTATKEAGATYTVTGIIEELNETTLRISELPVRRWTEDYKQFLESMTVSTDKAKDSFIKEVRAYGDENSVCFEVILSEENLLLAQQEGLLKKFKLTTTISTSNMHLFDSRGKIKKYDTPEEILEEFYHVRLEYYEKRKKALLEILELELLRIENKVKFILGVVKGEIIVNNRKRADLLLELKTKGFTPFPKKKPVEAVVADSTDDAEDSEESPEESNRGVRASDYDYLLSMAIGTLTLEKVQELCADRDKLNAEVEDMRNATPKVLWMKDLDVLDKQLDEQDKIDIQTEEAREKIKKKVMNAAGLNAPKPKPRKTNKKAAVAESTAEPMDVSVGSTAETANVTEVVKPKGRGGGSKKAPAKQAKPVAVEDEEEDEVLALKDRLAAYNLNSSPDRLEVTETEAPKAQKKAPAKRAAAQKKTLPSTPDVSDGVDEIEISDDDELEAEVAVEGLKKGGRKPAAAKAAAAPKPPKKRAPANKQSLSVGQRLITQVLKPAEDAGVSPDRKVRKMRASPFNKKSGAVLGKNTSSSSSSEEVSPPISSLGSLEEEVSEVVVAPKARPQRVNRGKTTTYVISDSDTEEDNSDFELSDDTEFEGDDD